In the genome of Armatimonadota bacterium, one region contains:
- a CDS encoding glycoside hydrolase family 99-like domain-containing protein has product MRNLFVILVMILYLALTLSHAQVSATTKAKPRRPIVVANYYTWYTTPWGAGGQWGHWACNKPSEILPRASDPNILLFPPAIREICSAVYPLVGPYDSMNKDIVRWHIRLAKAAGIDAFMVDWWGPATWQKPSGWTHDVFVKTILPIAEEENFKIFLFDETPQFVDDFETIKKWTAQYLKQFKNSPAWFHIDNKPVWAIYQLWEGKLTAAQGRELIEHVEKEVGPVYWIVDKMRGRMGENGFELFTPNDWLAIPQIDCIMGYAMFSTWRMHEYKEIAPVYKKYAEMIHNAGKKVMLPVHPGHDNRKIAKESYVMPRQNGQTLKDFWQAALEAGADFIEITSWNEWPESTVVEPALTWADPYLYLKIISAFQDKKFKAPPLPPFESLDPAMQEYLQAKDIRN; this is encoded by the coding sequence ATGAGGAATCTATTCGTGATACTAGTAATGATTCTTTACTTAGCCCTTACTCTGAGCCATGCGCAAGTCTCTGCGACCACCAAAGCGAAGCCTAGGCGACCGATAGTTGTAGCGAACTACTACACCTGGTACACAACCCCATGGGGCGCAGGTGGTCAGTGGGGTCATTGGGCATGCAACAAGCCAAGTGAGATACTCCCCAGAGCTAGCGATCCGAATATACTTTTATTTCCGCCGGCAATCCGCGAGATATGCTCTGCTGTTTACCCGCTTGTCGGTCCTTATGATAGCATGAACAAGGATATTGTTCGCTGGCACATTCGTCTTGCCAAAGCCGCAGGAATCGACGCATTCATGGTGGATTGGTGGGGACCAGCAACCTGGCAAAAACCATCCGGATGGACACATGACGTTTTCGTTAAAACAATTTTACCGATTGCAGAGGAAGAAAATTTCAAAATTTTCCTTTTTGATGAAACGCCTCAATTCGTCGATGATTTCGAAACTATCAAGAAGTGGACAGCACAATATCTTAAACAATTCAAAAACAGCCCTGCCTGGTTTCATATTGACAACAAGCCAGTCTGGGCAATATATCAGCTTTGGGAAGGGAAGCTCACTGCGGCGCAAGGAAGAGAATTAATAGAGCACGTGGAGAAAGAAGTTGGCCCAGTTTACTGGATAGTAGACAAAATGCGCGGTCGCATGGGAGAGAATGGCTTCGAACTTTTTACACCAAACGACTGGCTGGCAATTCCACAAATCGACTGCATCATGGGATATGCAATGTTCTCAACCTGGCGCATGCACGAATACAAAGAAATTGCACCTGTTTACAAGAAATATGCTGAAATGATTCACAACGCTGGCAAGAAAGTTATGCTCCCAGTTCATCCAGGTCATGATAACCGAAAAATAGCTAAAGAATCCTACGTAATGCCAAGGCAAAATGGACAGACGCTCAAAGATTTCTGGCAAGCGGCTTTGGAGGCAGGCGCTGACTTTATAGAGATTACGTCGTGGAATGAATGGCCAGAGTCCACGGTTGTGGAGCCAGCGCTCACATGGGCGGACCCATACTTATATCTTAAAATTATCTCTGCTTTTCAAGATAAGAAGTTTAAAGCTCCACCTTTGCCGCCGTTTGAATCGCTCGACCCAGCAATGCAAGAATACCTACAGGCAAAAGACATCCGCAACTAG